The Engraulis encrasicolus isolate BLACKSEA-1 chromosome 22, IST_EnEncr_1.0, whole genome shotgun sequence genome includes a region encoding these proteins:
- the tipin gene encoding TIMELESS-interacting protein, which produces MLDPLENGLFDIPDYELIEDEAFPPLPPPGSPGQEENQEEPFANGEEEGGEESKLPEVPKRKTVKRPQPKLDSQRLTSERGLPALRGLFDNVHFKGKGHEADDLRVLMQRMENWAHRLYPKLQFEDFIDKVESLGAKKDVQTCLKRIRLDMPLTHEDFIGNEDEQPQQDRVPDDPFDDIAFPDGPIHSTPAPVIHSTPAPVIHSTPAPAPVSLSEEQRQRIELNKKQALERRLARMQQQQQGDSQLNTSAAEGEGPSTSSSASSQANQEPQQKEPEQEVDAEQEQDNTSSTPNVAASTETSPPPPQTQPPRADSPLFDTEGDSPAPKLTNGIEDDSD; this is translated from the exons ATGCTTGACCCACTGGAGAATGGACTCTTCGACATCCCCGACTACGAACTAATAGAAGATGAGgcattccctcccctccctccccccgggTCCCCTGGACAGGAGGAGAACCAAGAAGAACCATTTGCAAATG gtgaggaggagggaggtgaggagtCGAAGCTGCCCGAAGTTCCTAAGAGAAAAACCGTGAAACGGCCACAGCCTAAACTGGACTCTCAAAG ACTCACCTCAGAAAGGGGACTACCAGCTCTTCGAGGTCTGTTTGACAACGTTCACTTTAAAGGAAAAGGACATGAG GCGGATGATCTGCGGGTCCTGATGCAGAGGATGGAGAACTGGGCCCACAGGCTCTACCCCAAACTCCAGTTTGAGGACTTCATCGACAAGGTTGAATCCCTAGGAGCCAAAAAAGATGTTCAG ACCTGTCTTAAACGAATACGACTCGACATGCCCCTCACACATGAGGACTTCATTGGCAATGAAG ACGAGCAGCCACAGCAGGATCGTGTTCCCGATGACCCCTTTGATGACATAGCGTTCCCCGACGGACCCATACATTCTACGCCCGCCCCCGTCATCCACTCCACGCCGGCCCCCGTCATCCACTCTACGCCGGCCCCCGCGCCCGTGTCCCTATCTGAGGAGCAGCGGCAGCGCATTGAGCTGAACAAGAAGCAGGCCTTAGAGAGACGACTGGCCCGaatgcaacaacagcagcaag GTGACAGCCAGTTGAACACCAGTGCTGCTGAAGGGGAGGGGCCATCCACATCCAGTAGTGCCTCCTCTCAGGCCAATCAGGAACCACAACAGAAGGAGCCAGAGCAGGAAGTGGATGCAGAACAGGAACAGGACAATACAAGCTCCACCCCCAATGTAGCAGCATCAACAGAGACCTCCCCACCGCCGCCCCAAACTCAACCTCCACGTGCAGACTCTCCACTATTTGATACTGAGGGGGACTCCCCAGCCCCGAAACTGACCAATGGGATTGAGGATGACAGTGATTGA